A DNA window from Fibrobacter sp. UWB4 contains the following coding sequences:
- a CDS encoding outer membrane lipoprotein carrier protein LolA gives MKFSSRVLFFVLLAFVQGVFALTADQVLAKSKDWFKSGKAWSLNFRAQVFQADSPDIRTQSGSLLVAEGDRFKLDLLGIKFYSDGESLWQWNVEQKQVLIKAVEDLSSSLHPSELLFKYLNCKALEMGEGEFAGQKLWILKLDPAKYAGQFTKMEVWLSKKDYSPVRLYTEDPAGNATWYGIIDLKVVKKISNEDFKYKPVAGVDEIDMR, from the coding sequence ATGAAGTTTTCCTCCCGTGTTTTATTTTTTGTGTTGCTTGCATTTGTGCAAGGTGTTTTTGCGTTGACTGCAGACCAGGTCTTGGCAAAATCTAAGGATTGGTTTAAATCGGGCAAGGCTTGGAGCCTCAATTTCAGGGCGCAGGTCTTCCAGGCGGATTCTCCTGATATCAGAACGCAGTCGGGCAGCCTTCTGGTTGCTGAGGGTGACCGTTTTAAGCTTGATCTGCTGGGGATCAAGTTCTATAGTGATGGCGAGAGCCTTTGGCAGTGGAATGTGGAACAGAAGCAGGTCCTCATCAAAGCTGTGGAAGACTTGTCGAGTTCGCTGCATCCGTCGGAACTTTTGTTCAAGTATCTGAACTGCAAGGCTCTCGAAATGGGCGAAGGTGAATTTGCAGGGCAAAAGCTCTGGATTCTAAAGCTGGATCCGGCGAAGTATGCCGGGCAGTTTACCAAGATGGAAGTGTGGCTTTCAAAGAAGGATTATTCTCCGGTGCGGCTCTATACCGAGGACCCGGCTGGGAATGCAACTTGGTATGGCATTATAGATTTGAAAGTGGTCAAGAAAATTTCTAACGAAGATTTCAAGTACAAGCCTGTTGCTGGCGTTGACGAAATCGATATGAGGTAG
- a CDS encoding DNA replication/repair protein RecF, whose protein sequence is MFISKVRSLESMDCNFDAGINVICGPNGCGKTTILESIHLLAQGFSFRSRDLRELITWKQNELILRGEFEDEGRERMRALRVFSRGSEVRENGETLKSPTAFFGTCPAVIMQPSDIELLRGGPEVRRHWLDEILCYRSAANALVLRRYKRVLQQRNKWLKEFKQNGAAVGGEDLFRVLTQQLIELGAKLWAARIALSKEVSEIITRYYRKLSGGVDEITCAYKSSILKSLDALDVADPLSEEMMDEIPAGGSVNAAGVAAYSSDAVSEEMLRNAFARKLADLEFVERLQGMTMAGPHRDDLALCASGYEMRSVGSQGQCRSAAVAMRFAAVDVASRYLTKPILLLDDIFAELDVNRRDAVAALIREKECQVVIATPQAEDLPFKADVRIQIGF, encoded by the coding sequence GTGTTCATTTCGAAGGTGCGCAGTCTAGAATCTATGGACTGCAACTTCGATGCTGGCATAAACGTAATTTGCGGGCCGAATGGCTGCGGCAAGACGACGATTCTGGAATCGATCCACCTGCTTGCGCAGGGATTCTCGTTTAGGTCGCGTGACTTGCGCGAGCTGATTACATGGAAGCAGAACGAACTGATTCTTCGGGGTGAATTTGAAGACGAGGGGCGCGAGCGGATGCGAGCGCTTCGCGTGTTTTCTCGCGGGAGCGAGGTGCGCGAAAACGGTGAAACGCTTAAGTCTCCGACAGCGTTTTTCGGGACGTGTCCGGCGGTGATTATGCAGCCTTCGGACATTGAACTCTTGCGTGGCGGGCCGGAAGTGCGCAGGCATTGGCTCGATGAAATTCTCTGTTACCGCTCGGCGGCGAATGCTTTGGTGCTGCGCCGCTACAAGCGCGTTTTGCAACAGCGCAACAAGTGGCTCAAGGAATTCAAGCAGAATGGTGCTGCGGTTGGCGGTGAGGACTTGTTCCGTGTGCTGACGCAACAGCTGATTGAACTTGGCGCAAAGCTTTGGGCGGCGCGAATTGCGCTCTCGAAAGAGGTCTCGGAAATTATCACGCGGTACTACCGCAAGCTTTCGGGCGGGGTGGATGAGATCACTTGCGCTTACAAGAGTTCGATTCTAAAGTCGCTTGATGCGCTGGATGTTGCGGATCCGCTTTCGGAAGAGATGATGGACGAGATTCCTGCGGGCGGTTCTGTGAATGCCGCCGGGGTGGCTGCGTACAGCTCGGATGCCGTGAGCGAGGAAATGCTGCGGAACGCGTTTGCGCGAAAACTCGCGGATCTGGAATTTGTGGAACGCTTGCAGGGGATGACGATGGCGGGGCCGCACCGTGATGACTTGGCACTGTGTGCGTCGGGCTACGAGATGCGTTCTGTCGGGTCGCAAGGGCAATGCCGCTCGGCTGCGGTCGCGATGCGGTTTGCGGCGGTCGATGTGGCGTCGCGCTACTTGACAAAACCGATTTTATTGTTAGACGATATTTTCGCCGAGCTGGATGTGAACCGTCGTGATGCGGTTGCGGCTCTCATTCGCGAGAAGGAATGCCAGGTCGTGATTGCGACGCCGCAGGCGGAAGATCTGCCGTTTAAAGCGGATGTGAGAATTCAAATAGGATTTTAA
- the mscL gene encoding large-conductance mechanosensitive channel protein MscL yields the protein MGIKNKAASLIEEFKAFAFKGNIVDMAIGIIIGAAFGKIVNSFVSDVVMPTVTAIIAKCGGQNAGEGIKTLVYTTSEGIAIPYGTFIGEVLNFLIVAFAVFLLMKKFLGFMQNMRKKKEAEAAAAQAAPPAPSAEEKLLTEIRDLLKNK from the coding sequence ATGGGTATCAAAAACAAAGCAGCTTCACTCATTGAAGAATTCAAGGCGTTCGCCTTCAAGGGAAACATCGTTGACATGGCCATCGGTATCATCATCGGTGCCGCATTCGGAAAGATCGTCAATTCGTTCGTCAGTGACGTCGTAATGCCGACCGTTACCGCCATCATCGCCAAGTGTGGCGGTCAGAACGCAGGCGAAGGCATCAAGACCCTCGTCTACACAACCTCCGAAGGCATCGCCATTCCTTACGGCACCTTCATCGGTGAAGTCCTGAACTTCCTGATTGTCGCATTCGCCGTATTCCTCTTGATGAAGAAATTCCTCGGCTTTATGCAGAACATGCGCAAGAAAAAAGAAGCAGAAGCCGCAGCAGCACAGGCAGCACCTCCGGCACCGAGCGCCGAAGAAAAGCTCCTCACCGAAATTCGCGACTTGCTGAAGAATAAGTAA
- a CDS encoding DMT family transporter, which translates to MSWLILAFASAVFLGFYDLAKKKSVQDNAVRPVLLLCSVFYALLMLPVLLTGHCEPLTLHDHLFLMGKSVIVGGSWLFTYSAIAHMPLSISTTIRALAPLFTIMIAVGFLGERPQVMQWVGIVVCVCSYIGLSLAGRKEMGHFFSNGWVVAMLLGTILAACSGIYDKLILQRMNFEPLTVQVWFSIYMCVVQFLTTMFTWYPTRKKTTPFQFRWSFLAVAALLIVADRCYFLAVSDSDALISIITVLRRSSVFISFLAGILIFKERKSKMKFFAMLGVVIGLCLISLGR; encoded by the coding sequence ATGTCATGGTTAATATTGGCTTTTGCTTCGGCTGTTTTTCTCGGCTTTTACGATTTGGCCAAGAAAAAATCGGTTCAGGATAACGCGGTTCGGCCGGTTCTGTTACTTTGCAGTGTATTTTACGCTTTGTTGATGCTGCCCGTGCTTTTGACGGGACATTGCGAACCGCTTACTTTGCACGATCACCTGTTCTTGATGGGTAAATCGGTGATTGTCGGCGGGAGTTGGCTCTTTACGTACAGCGCGATTGCGCATATGCCTCTCAGCATTTCGACGACGATTCGTGCGCTTGCTCCTTTGTTCACAATCATGATCGCGGTCGGGTTTCTGGGGGAACGCCCGCAGGTGATGCAGTGGGTCGGTATTGTGGTTTGCGTTTGTTCGTACATCGGGCTTTCGCTTGCGGGACGCAAGGAGATGGGGCATTTCTTTAGCAACGGCTGGGTCGTGGCGATGCTCCTTGGAACGATTCTTGCCGCATGCAGCGGCATTTACGATAAGCTAATTTTGCAGCGCATGAATTTCGAGCCGTTGACGGTGCAGGTGTGGTTCAGTATTTACATGTGCGTGGTGCAGTTCCTGACGACGATGTTCACGTGGTACCCGACGCGCAAGAAGACGACTCCGTTTCAGTTCCGTTGGTCGTTTTTGGCGGTGGCGGCGCTGTTGATTGTGGCTGACCGTTGCTATTTTTTGGCGGTGAGCGATTCGGATGCGTTGATTTCTATCATTACGGTGCTGCGTCGTTCGAGTGTGTTCATCAGCTTCTTGGCGGGAATTCTTATATTCAAGGAACGCAAGAGCAAGATGAAGTTTTTTGCGATGCTGGGCGTGGTGATTGGCTTGTGCCTGATTTCGCTCGGTCGTTGA
- the coaE gene encoding dephospho-CoA kinase (Dephospho-CoA kinase (CoaE) performs the final step in coenzyme A biosynthesis.): protein MLKIGITGSIGAGKSFIGRLLRTRNFLVLDADRKIHELYRDSAGLRAEMASFFGEESLTPTGVNSALIADRVFADANARVKLEQIVYPYLNRAVADFFAEKVADKCRFVEAALFSRAPELVKMLDEIWIVDAPENVRLKRLVDRGLSESDARRRIENQRGACAPELFPGKRIRTIMNDGDKIHVERQLDELLNDLL from the coding sequence ATGCTAAAGATTGGAATTACGGGTTCTATTGGTGCGGGCAAGTCCTTTATAGGGCGCTTGCTGCGTACGCGTAATTTCCTGGTGCTTGATGCCGACCGCAAAATTCATGAGCTTTACCGGGATTCGGCAGGGCTTCGCGCTGAAATGGCATCGTTCTTTGGCGAAGAAAGCTTGACGCCAACGGGCGTGAATAGTGCGCTGATTGCGGACCGCGTTTTTGCGGATGCTAATGCCCGCGTGAAGTTGGAGCAGATTGTTTACCCGTACTTGAACCGCGCCGTGGCAGATTTCTTTGCCGAGAAAGTCGCGGACAAGTGCCGGTTCGTGGAGGCCGCGCTTTTTTCGCGAGCGCCGGAACTCGTGAAAATGCTCGACGAAATCTGGATTGTCGATGCTCCTGAAAATGTGCGCTTGAAACGCTTGGTAGACCGCGGTCTCAGTGAAAGCGATGCCAGACGCCGCATTGAAAATCAGCGTGGCGCCTGTGCTCCGGAGCTTTTCCCGGGCAAGCGGATTCGCACGATCATGAACGATGGCGATAAAATACATGTGGAACGCCAGCTTGATGAACTGCTGAACGATTTACTTTGA
- a CDS encoding DUF3392 family protein: MQPYIHQFANFLRAHLNSISVGLIATLLMLYGACINNYFKRITKSIPFIGRFALFVVLCSVGYAFASSQMVRLLRMVLRELSDLPLIGVVAGCFVLLAFLAKSGKDI, translated from the coding sequence ATGCAACCTTACATCCACCAGTTTGCCAATTTTCTGAGAGCGCACCTGAATTCGATTTCGGTTGGGCTGATTGCAACGCTTTTGATGCTTTATGGCGCCTGCATCAACAACTATTTCAAGCGCATTACGAAAAGCATCCCGTTCATCGGGCGCTTTGCATTGTTTGTTGTGCTGTGCAGCGTGGGGTATGCTTTTGCAAGTTCGCAGATGGTGCGCCTTTTGCGCATGGTGCTGCGAGAACTTTCGGACTTGCCTTTGATTGGTGTGGTTGCGGGATGCTTTGTGCTGCTTGCGTTCCTCGCCAAAAGCGGGAAAGATATCTGA